atcagtgtccgaaaatgcatgtaaaatacagactatttatacctccattcaattcaggaatacttttcgctgaggccgaggcttcaacgaaaccaaaatacataccgacctttaactgcaccatcaatttggtgcatctagcgcaaattcatgacgaagacatacacagcagtgcatatatcgcttgactccatcatgggtgcGTTTATAGCCCTATTTTAACCCCCAActcaacacagacgtaaaagacaaatacataacatacTGAAGATTGAGACACACgcaatacgagttcgattctaaatatagacggtaaaatgattgagggatgcatagaaaaaaaagaaccaagagggaagggtgagaggggaaggggggatggagctgaaaattttgtttttggcagcgttgccaattttttggctgcggcaaatgtcaaaatcggTCTAAACCCTCGTTAAAAAGACGTCTTTCGGCGGTCTAACGGCGGGCTGTAAGACCGccaaaagacgtcttttcagTGACATTTGCGACCTGGGCACGCTTGAATTTTGCATACCAATCAATTATTGTTGATTTCCCTGGGGCAGAGTCCGGAAACTCATTATCAAGCCAAGTTTTTGCTTCCACTGTATTTTTCCTTCAGAAAACAGTATTTTATCAAAACACgaaattccttttttccatttttttcacaataacaAAAGTTGCTTGACAAAAGACGCTCTGTCCCATCCCATGCTCCAAAACGTCACATGAAAAGACGTCTTTGCGCGGTCTTTTCGTCCCCGTAGAGACGACGGAAAGACGTCTtaatacagggttttacactttAGTTTAGACTgacagcacacattttttgacacgcCGCACTCGATTTCTTGTCGCGGGCGCTCATTTTTGATTGCAAGCATCGGATTTTTGATcgggagcatttaatttcaacagccaGATGCATGAAAGCTTTTCGGCCGCATGTTTATAACCCCCCTTGTGAAAGATTGGTTTGAGCttgtagcatttgtttatatgcaatattgtttgtgtttttagttacttgataagttttggtgcaaaatatgtttaaaaaattgtgagaAGGTTTAAAAAACGTGTATTGGGTAAcgtatttgaagaattatgccCATATCGCTCTAATTCTATGTatgcaacagatttatttaaatgtgcagcAGTGGATCCTTGGAGATAAACCTATGTCCATAGgattggttcaaaattgtgCTAACCGACAGAATGGCGCCAGATTTCTAATCTTCTCCAGAGCTATTCACGGACATCGGTGTAATCATTTTGCGTAAACCTCATATATTCCCACgtaatactgctgctgctaacaatAGTGTTGTGTGTCATTAGACAGGTACGTAATTGTTCATCCGAAATTCTCTAACTCACCCACGATCTTGTTTACAGGTATCACACAGGTATCACGTGTTACACATGAGGAACACATTTAGAGCTACGCATTTCAAAGAGGTACTGTGTATTTTATCCTTGCAATACAACAAGGAGATAATTCTACTCATGATAATCCTACAGCAAACTTGGATACATCGGAGGCTGTACCTCGATGCTGTAACAAAACTACATCTGACGAAGATCGAAATCGTGTTGTTACAGCGTACGAAAATGGTGCATCCGGCAAAGATATTGCAGAAATGCCAAACATCAACACGTTGTGATACCTGTGTGATACCTGTAAACAAGATCGTGGGTGAGTTAGAGAATTTCGGACGAACAATTACGTACCTGTCTAATGACACACAACACTattgttagcagcagcagtattacGTGGGAATATATGAGGTTTACGCAAAATGATTACACCGATGTCCGTGAATAGCTCTGGAGAAGATGAGAAATCTGCCGCCATTCTGTCGGTTAGcacaattttgaaccaatcCTATGGACATAGGTTTATCTCCAAGGATCCACTgctgcacatttaaataaatctgttgcatACATAGAATTAGAGCGATATGggcataattcttcaaatacgTTACCCAATACACGTTTTTTAAACCTtctcacaattttttaaacatattttgcaccaaaacttatcaagtaactaaaaacacaaacaatattgcatataaacaaatgctacaaGCTCAAACCAATCTTTCACAAGGGGGGTTATAAACATGCGGCCGAAAAGCTTTCATGCATCtggctgttgaaattaaatgctcccgATCAAAAATCCGATGCTTGCAATCAAAAATGAGCGCCCGCGACAAGAAATCGAGTGCGgcgtgtcaaaaaatgtgtgctgccagtctaaactaaagtgtaaaaccctgtaacaCCTCATCGGACCAACTGTCAtggcggcacaaaaaaaaaagctgcaaaaattattttttgtgccgcttttttccgagctttttttgtgccgcttttttccttcggtcGTCTTTCCCCAATGAAACCCTACAACAGTCCGGTCCGAATGCAAGCTAGCTATTTATAGAATTGAACTTGTGTATGTCTGATTGTGCAAATGTTGCTAgcgttttattgaattgtcctatgcgtctgttttgtttaaaagacGACTGTAGAgctacaaaagcaacaacggtgtagtggaatggaaaacgtaatgctgttgtatttcttcatcaacaaATCGCGAAAAATGCGTAAAATTGATGGTGTACGTACTACCCGGTAAGCGTTTTGATGTATTTATGACCTCGGccacgaaaaatgtgttttctttatatgGTTTGAGATAAACACAGTGCGATATTTATGAATCGTTTCAGATACGGTAAACGCTTCCGATGATGCCATTTTACCATCTGACTATGTGGAAAATCTTTCTccttcgaaaaactgcatcgaatCGGCAATAGATTAGAAACATATCCATGATGTGTTATCAACTAACGGaggattagaaaatgtttaatgttttgcaaaccgaAGTAAAACAGGTGTGTCATCGTTCCTGTATTACACaaaaagtcatttcgtcaaggatgagaccaatagggacaaaaggaataatattgtaaaaaaatgtttgcaatcctgcagacccggtggaagagatacagaaTCATGATTATACCGGcatgtgtaatagggcagtgcactcctttctttcaaataaaagcttgcctcgtgcaaccgcagtgctaaaacacgctacctgcaaaatgtacatgtatttttcattcacggCCTTTAGTGCcacaaaaactacacaaacaTTACCATCAGCTACACAAATTCAACATGTTAAAACAGATTCGGACTCCGAGGGTTGATGGCGTTTAGAGAATCTATTCCGACAAAAAAGCATTGCGATGTGGTGCTGGAACAATCGCTGGGTGTGTCTACACAGGAATAAGGCAACACAGTTGTAGTTCGGGATCCTTTCCTCGTTCTTGTTCATACCAGCTATCCCgttcaaaaacacaatcattctGTAGAAGGATCTTTCAAGCCGTCTGCTTCACTGCTGGCGATCCTATTTAGGATTTATGCATGGGATGCATGGGATGCTACAAAGAACCCACGAAAAGACCGATTCTTTGTGTTTATACTACTAGTTAGCGagttcatttatttcaaaatcgtTTGTACGGCATATTGAGTGAAAATTCAACGTTAAATTGTACTTACAGttgatttcataatttatcgTACAAGTTTTATGCAtaatcagacgatttttcaacaattttctattttaagccaacaactgtgggcattgcattgttgatgttgttaccTTGTGCGTTATTTTGGCTGTCATGCCATATGAAGCTCGAGAAGAAGACAAAGAAGAAGACCATCAAGCTCGTGTAAACAACACCAAGGGAAAAATAAAGAGTTAAATTAACGTGTTTTTGtcggtaatattttaaaatacggTTGTTTTCTTGATAGAAATATCATTCAGGAGACTTTCCCGAAACTATCCAAATATATTGAGTAGCTGCATCACCTTCATGAGCTGTTACCGATCCTAAATAGGATCGCCAGCAGTGAAGCAGACGGCTTGAAAGATCCTTCTACagaatgattgtgtttttgaacaGGATAGCTGGTATGAACAAGAACGAGGAAAGGATCCCGAACTACAACTGTGTTGCCTTATTCCTGTGTAGACACACCCAGCGATTGTTCCAGCACCACATCGCAATGCTTTTTTGTCGGAATAGATTCTCTAAACGCCATCAACCCTCGGAGTCCGAATCTGTTTTAACATGTTGAATTTGTGTAGCTGATGGTAAtgtttgtgtagtttttgtgGCACTAAAGGccgtgaatgaaaaatacatgtacattttgcaggtagcgtgttttagcactgcggttgcacgaggcaagcttttatttgaaagaaaggagtgcactgccctattacacatgCCGGTATAATCATGAttctgtatctcttccaccgggtctgcaggattgcaaacatttttttacaatattattccatttgtccctattggtctcatccttgacgaaatgactttttGTGTAATACAGGAACGATGACACACCTGTTTTACTtcggtttgcaaaacattaaacattttctaatcctCCGTTAGTTGATAACACATCATGTATATGTTTCTAACCTATTGCCGattcgatgcagtttttcgaaggAGAAAGGTTTTCCACATAGTCAGATGGTAAAATGGCATCATCGGAAGTGTTCGATATTGCAATTTTCACCAAGGATAGATGTAACCCCGTCGAAGGTCCAGTTGAAACTCGTTTATTCCTAAGTCAATGTAcagttcatttagaattcatTTGATAGTTCATCTGCTATGTCATTCCCATTATCCGGTTCGTCTATACTTGTTACTTAATTTCCTAGCTTCCTAATCCTAATAATTCAaacattccggccaccaaaAGAAGTAATTCTTTTCTTAATTAGCTGAGTTCATAGAGTATGTTCCTGAAACTATTAGAATTCAAATATGTATCGAGTTCACTTATTGACCGTCTCACTAATCTGATTTCCCTTCCGTGTCTGCAATCGGAAGAATGGCTAACCGAACAGATGGACGAACGATCTGTTTTCCTGATGCTGTGCGTAACGTAACTACACGAACAACATCATCCTTGCCCGGATGCAAAGCTACAATCCTACCCATCGGCCACATCGTAGGATGAACATTATCCTCCTTTATAATGACTAACTGATTTTCCTTTAGTGTCACTGGTGAACCGTTACAGTGTTTGGCACAGGATTGCAGTTGCTGAAGGTATTCGGGCATCCACCGGGACCAAATGTTCCGTACGTTTTTTTGTACCAACTGGTATTCCTTCAGGCGGTTGTCAGGTGTTTGACTGTGGTCCACTTCTGGTACAGCTTGCAGACTTCTGCCAATAAGAAAGTGAGCAGGAGTTAATGGTTCTAGATCTGAAGGGTCATTAGATAAAGGAGTTAAGGGACGGGAATTCAAGCATTGTTCGACTTGAGCTAGGAGCGTTAACATGCTTTCTTGTGTGATACTTATGGTTCCGATACTTCTGATGATGTGTTTCTTGGCCGATTTAACTGCTGCTTCCCAAAGACCACCAAAATGTGGTGCACGCGGTGGGATGAATTTCCAATTCAGTTCGTTGTTTGTGGTCCAGTTGAAGATTTCTGCGCGGTCGGCTTCGTTGCACTTGAACATTTGATAGACTCGGTGAAGTTCGTGTGATGCTCCCTTGAAGGTCGTTGCATTATCCGAGTGCAGCTCACATATCCTTCCACGACGTGCAATCAGGCGACGAAGTGCTCCAAGAAAGGCCGCTGTTGTAAGATCTCCTACCAGCTCGATGTGCACGGCTTTAGTTGCAAAACAGACAAATATGGCAATGTACGCCTTCGTTGGGCTCCTGTTGCGAATCGTTGCCTTTAACAGGACTGGCCCACAGTAGTCGACACCGCATACAGTGAATGGGGTTGTTGGAGAAACTCTCGATGATGGTAGATCTGCAACACATTGTCTCACCAGAGTTGGTTTGGCTTTAAAGCACGCATGGCAGTTGTGATAGACGGACTTTGATAAACTGCGTCCACCGATGATCCAAAATCTCTGTCGGAGAGATGCCAATAACAATTGAGGGCCAGCATGCAGTAACTGCAAATGGTATGCAGTTGCCAATAATGATGCTAATGGATGCTTCGAATCCAATAAGATGGGATGTTTTGTAGCATCCGGTATATCTGCGTTCCTAAGCCGGCCACCGACGCGAAGGGTACCCGATGGGTCAATAAATGGTAAAACCCATTTCAGCTTCGAATTTCTTAAACATGCCTTGCCATGTGTAAGGTTGTGTAGGTCGTCTGGAAACGAATCTAATTGCGATAACTGACATAAACGCAATTCCGCCTGCTGGAGTTCTTCTACCGTGAGTAGAGGAATGGATGATGATAATTTCTCTACCGATCGAGGGGTGATATCATCGCTGTCTCGGTTGTTTGCACCCTTAAAATCACGCAAACGATGTATGTATCGCATGCAATATGCCATAACCCGCCGAAGTTTGCTATAGCTGCAGAATCTCGAAAACAGCATGTTACGGAAGTCATCTACTGTTGAAATTGCTGCAATTCGCGTAGACACCAATCTTTCTTCGGGAACGTCCAATATTTCCGCCGAAGGAAGTGGATCCTTGGGCCAATTTTCCGGTTTCTCTGCTAACCATTTTGGACCATGCCACCATCGTTGACAAACTAACAGCTTCTGTGCATCAAGGCCACGTGAGACATCATCTGCTGGATTATCAACACCTGGTACATGTTTCCAGCTCTGGATTTCTGTTTCTCCTTGAATTTTAGCGATTCGGTTAGCCACAAAAGGCTTCCAACGGTTTGGAGGGGATTTAAGCCAATAAAGGACGGTCATCGAATCTGTCCAACAGATAGTAACCGTAAAGATGCTGAGTGATCGACTAACCTTGTGATATAGTTGAGTCGCCAGGCGCGCTGCACAAAGTTCCAACCGGGCAATGGAGTGAGTATTAGCTTACGCAACCACCTTAGATTTAGCTGCTAATAGCTGAACAGTGACGCGATGATTTGTCTCTGATCGAATGTAACAACATGTTCCGTAGGCCCTCTGGGACGCGTCAGCGAAGATGTGTAGTTGTACATTGGTAGCCTTGTACTGTGAAATAAACCGAGGAACTTGCAACTCCAGAAGAAGGTTCAATGATGAATGAAACTTCCGCCATTGCTCCCGAAGCGATGAAGGCAATTCTCGGTCCCAGTCCCATGGCTTGCCGTCGTGCTTTAGTGCCCATAATTGTTGCATAAACAATTTTCCGATGAGAATGGCTGGTCCTATCAGCCCGAGTGGGTCAAAAAGCTTAGCAATACATGAACACGTGATCCTTTTTGTAAGGACATCTGGTACTGGTGGTAACTCAACTCTGCACCGAAATGTATCACTTATTGGCTCCCAGGTGATACCCAATGCTGAGACTGCTAGAGTATCTTGCCATTCATGAGTAAGTAGTGTCGCTAGATCCTCCTGTGGGACACTTGTCAGTGCCGCTCGATTATTTGATGCCCATTTTTTCAACACGAATCCCGCCGAACGTAACATTGCGGAGATTTCCCTTTGAATCTTGATGGCATCTGATAGATCTTCTGCCCCGGACAAGAGATCATCCAtgtaaaaatcattcattacCGAGTTCGCTGCCCGTGGGTACTCGTCCTGATGATCTTGTGCGATCTGCCGCAACGTCCTAGTCGCCAAAAACGGAGCTGAAGCAGTGCCATAAGTGACCGTCTGTAGTTCATAGGTATCTATAGGATCATTCGGGTTCTCTCGATACAGAATGCGCAGAAAGTTTCTATCTCGACTTTCGTGGAGGATTTGCCGGTACATTTTTTCGACGTCCGCGGTGATAGCAATTGCGTGAGATCGAAAGCGCAGCATGATGGTGAAAAGATCTTGCTGGATAACGGGACCAACAAGAAGCTTGTCGTTTAAAGAGACACCGGTAGAGGTCTTGCACGACGCATCGAACACAACTCGAACCTTTGTGCTGGTACTCTTCTCTTTCAAAACTGCGTGGTGAGGAAGGTAGTAGTGAGggcaatcatcatcaacagGATTAGGCATTTTCTTCATATGCCCCAATTTCTCGTATTCCTTCATAAACGCAGAATTTGGTCCCTTCATCTGAGGGTTGGCTTCCAAACGTCGTTCTACTGCAAGGAACCTGCGTTTTGCGATCTCTCTCGAGGATCCTAAAACGATACTCGGAATAGGATTAATAGGCAAGCAAACAACATACCTCCCCGATGCATTACGAGTTGTAGTAGATACGTAATGTTTCTCGCAGCTGTCCTCTTCCACCGAATAAACAGGATCATCCGGTATGGTCTCGTTTTCCCAAAACCGTGTCATTATTGCTTCCAATGGTTGCTCGTTCGTTGCCATATGACATATACGAGATGTGTGTGATGACTGCGATGTATTTCCTGCTACAGCCCATCCAAAATGCGTCTCCACTAGCCATGGTCTACCAGGGCCTAATGAACGCTTGTGCCCAGTGTGTAGCTCCCAGAAAGCGTCACCACCTATGACGACATCAATCCTGCCAGGAATGTGATACGTGGGATCCGCTAGTGTCACATTCGTCATGTCCCAGGATGATACATCGATTGGTGAAGTTGGTATGTCCGATGACGGTGTTTCCAATACAAGTAGTTCCAACTGAGTGGCGAAGTGTTGACTTTTGGATCGAACGGTTGCCGTGATCGATCCCCTTACATGTTGAATAGCTTTTCCGATGCCAGAAACGGAAACATTCACCTTGGTGCGGGTGGTCATTAGTTTCCTAGCCAGAGCTTCCGAAACAAAGTTAGACATCGAGCCCGAATCAAGCAGTGCTCTTGCCTCGTGCTGCCTTCCATAATCGTCCAAAATATACACTATGGCCGTTTCCAAGAACACCATTTCGTCCTCCGATTGAGCCGCCATAGTAATCTTCGGTTGTGATGCTTGATGAAGCAGCGTGTGATGACGTTCATGACATGAACGACAAGTGTAATATGACTTACACCCTTTAACCTGATGAGAACCACTGAGGCAGTTCCAACATAATCCCTTTGACTTTACAATGTCCCGCCGCTGTTGTGTATCGTTGGTGAGAAAGGCCGGACAATTACGTAGCAAATG
This is a stretch of genomic DNA from Anopheles moucheti chromosome X unlocalized genomic scaffold, idAnoMoucSN_F20_07 X_unloc_1, whole genome shotgun sequence. It encodes these proteins:
- the LOC128307500 gene encoding uncharacterized protein LOC128307500, with product MAAQSEDEMVFLETAIVYILDDYGRQHEARALLDSGSMSNFVSEALARKLMTTRTKVNVSVSGIGKAIQHVRGSITATVRSKSQHFATQLELLVLETPSSDIPTSPIDVSSWDMTNVTLADPTYHIPGRIDVVIGGDAFWELHTGHKRSLGPGRPWLVETHFGWAVAGNTSQSSHTSRICHMATNEQPLEAIMTRFWENETIPDDPVYSVEEDSCEKHYVSTTTRNASGRYVVCLPINPIPSIVLGSSREIAKRRFLAVERRLEANPQMKGPNSAFMKEYEKLGHMKKMPNPVDDDCPHYYLPHHAVLKEKSTSTKVRVVFDASCKTSTGVSLNDKLLVGPVIQQDLFTIMLRFRSHAIAITADVEKMYRQILHESRDRNFLRILYRENPNDPIDTYELQTVTYGTASAPFLATRTLRQIAQDHQDEYPRAANSVMNDFYMDDLLSGAEDLSDAIKIQREISAMLRSAGFVLKKWASNNRAALTSVPQEDLATLLTHEWQDTLAVSALGITWEPISDTFRCRVELPPVPDVLTKRITCSCIAKLFDPLGLIGPAILIGKLFMQQLWALKHDDSEGVLPVAEQSIDDSSSLEDLTSMDYLPIEEEQELQILEDDEDSDVSDFIITDTDEDEDESDPVVEDDSTLTHNAFSKRLRFAKLRIFICQLIPELF